The following proteins are co-located in the Acanthochromis polyacanthus isolate Apoly-LR-REF ecotype Palm Island chromosome 7, KAUST_Apoly_ChrSc, whole genome shotgun sequence genome:
- the coq5 gene encoding 2-methoxy-6-polyprenyl-1,4-benzoquinol methylase, mitochondrial, with product MAASMRLLVRRAIRLSHKNITLTAAGAAARSDCCRGPLVCRCFSDEAEDRSTHFGFETVPETEKAKRVYKVFENVAQKYDIMNDAMSLGIHRMWKDTLLHVMHPQPGAQLLDMAGGTGDISFRFLDYIRSQEERQKRRVARSSQTPSWRDISNNYSTQDEPRESRAVVCDINKEMLKVGKQKADSLGVSAGLSWVVGDAEELPFDDDQFDIYTIAFGIRNVTHIDQALQEALRVLKPGGRFMCLEFSKVNNPILSRIYDAYSFQMIPVIGEVIAGDWKSYQYLVESIRKFPNQEEFKGMIEDAGFYCVKYYNLTGGVVALHSGFKL from the exons ATGGCGGCATCCATGAGACTGCTGGTCCGCCGAGCGATCCGTCTTTCTCACAAAAATATCACCCTGACCGCCGCCGGAGCTGCAGCTCGGTCCGACTGCTGTCGTGGACCTTTGGTCTGTCGATGTTTCAGTGACGAAGCCGAGGACAGAAGTACACATTTTGGCTTCGAGACGGTTCCCGAGACGGAGAAAGCGAAGAGAG TGTATAAGGTGTTTGAGAATGTGGCGCAGAAGTATGACATCATGAACGATGCCATGAGTCTGGGGATTCATCGAATGTGGAAGGACACGCTGCTGCACGTCATGCACCCTCAGCCTGGAGCTCAGCTGCTGGACATGGCGGGTGGAACAG GCGACATTTCTTTCCGTTTCCTGGACTACATTCGTTCACAAGAAGAGCGTCAGAAGAGGCGGGTGGCTCGGTCCAGCCAGACGCCGTCGTGGCGGGACATCTCCAACAACTATTCCACCCAGGACGAGCCCCGAGAGTCGCGGGCCGTGGTGTGCGACATCAACAAGGAGATGCTGAAAGTGGGCAAGCAGAAAGCCGACAGTCTGGGCGTCAGCGCTG GGCTGTCATGGGTGGTGGGAGATGCAGAGGAGCTGCCCTTCGATGATGACCAGTTTGATATTTACACCATCGCATTCGGCATTCGAAACGTCACTCATATAGATCAG gCTCTTCAGGAGGCTCTGCGGGTCCTGAAGCCCGGCGGCAGGTTCATGTGCTTAGAGTTCAGCAAAGTGAATAATCCTATTCTGTCACG TATTTATGACGCATACAGTTTCCAGATGATCCCAGTTATAGGAGAGGTGATTGCAGGAGACTGGAAGTCCTATCAGTATTTGGTAGAGAGCATCCGCAAGTTTCCCAACCAA GAGGAGTTCAAAGGCATGATCGAGGACGCAGGTTTCTACTGTGTGAAGTACTACAACCTCACTGGTGGAGTCGTGGCTCTTCACTCTGGTTTCAAGCTGTGA